The genomic window AGCCGGCCGAGCGACTGCTCGGCGGCGACCGCGTAGAGGATCATGGTGATCGAGGGCGGCAGGAGGATGCCGAGGGTGCCGCCCGCGGCGATGATGCCGGCGGCGAAGCCCGGCGAGTAGCCGCGCTTGCGCATCTCCGGGATGCCGGCCGAGCCGATCGCCGAGCAGGTGGCGGGCGAGGAGCCGGCCATCGCCGCGAACAGGGCGCAGGCGAACACGTTGGCGATGCCCAGGCCCCCCGGCACGCGGTGCATCCAGGCATGCATCGCCGAGTAGAGATCCTGCCCGGCGCGGGATCGCCCGATCGCCGCGCCCTTGAGGATGAAGAGCGGGATCGAGAGCAGGGTGATCGAAGCCATCTCCTCGTAGACGTTCTGCGCCACCGTATCGAGCGAAGCGGCGGGCATGAACGCGTACATGAAGACCAGCGCCACGAAGCCGAGGGCGAAGGCGATGGGGATGCCCGACAGCATCGCCCCCAGCGTCGCCCCGGCATAGAGGAAGCCGATCGCGGCGGTGCTCATGCCCGGCTTCCCTTCTGTCCCGCGGCGGTCGCACGGCCCATCGGGTCGGGACCCGCGGGCGCGATGTCGGGGCGGTCGAGGCCGGCGCCCATGCCGATCCCCGGCTCGGCCCAGCCGGCGGCGCGGGAGCCGCAGAGCAGGCTTTCCGCGATCTGGAGCGCGAGCTGGAGGCCGAGCAGGCTCATGCCTGCGGCCATCATCAGGTAGGGAATCCAGAGCGGCGGCCCCCAGGTCGATTGCGAGATCTGTCCGTCGACCCAGGCCTCGTGGAACAGGCTCCAGCTCTTCCAGGCGAAGAAGACGACGAAGGCGAGGGCGACGATGTCGACGAGCAGCAGGCGCACCCGGTTGACGCCCGCCGGCAGCAGGCCGGTCAGCGCCTCGATGGCGACGTGGCCGCGCTTGGCCTGCACGCCCGCCGCCGACAGGAAGGTCGCGCCGACGATGAGGAACACGGCGGTCTCGTCCTGCCACTCGGTCGGTTCGTGCAGGACGTAGCGGATCACCACCGAGTAGCTCAGCACGAGGCAGGCGGCGACCAGCGCGAGGCCGCCGCAGACGAGGATGACGTGATTGAGCCCGCGCATCAGGCGGTCGAGGAGGCCGAGCAGGCCCGGAATCCGGGGCTCCTCGGCCTCGTGCGTCTCGGCAGCCGCCGAGGCCGCGTCGAAGGCGTGGCTCACGCGACCTTCTCCGCCAGCTTGAGCAGCTCGGCGCAGCTCGCGCTCTTGTTCGAAAAATCCTTCCAGGCGGTGTCGCGGGCGATGTCGCGCCATCTGCCGAGCGTCGGCTCGTCCAGGTGAACGACCTTGGCCCCGGCCTTGGAGAACACCGCCTCGACCCTCGTGTCGTCGGCCTTGGCGCCCTCCTGGCCGAAGCCTTCCAGCTCGGCGCCCACCGCCATGATCAGATCCTGGCCGTCCTTGGGCAGGCCGGAGAACACGATCTTCGACATCATGATCGGCTCCAGCATGAACCAGTAGGAGCGCTCGCGGCCCGAGGTCAGGCCCTTCGAGATCTCTTCGAGGCGGAACGAGATCAGGCTGGTGGAGGAGGTCAGCACCGCGTCGCACGCGCCCGTCTGCATCGCGGCGTAGGATTCGTTCGACGGCAGCGAGAGCGTGGCGGCACCCGCCTGCTTCATCATCAGGTCCATCTCGCGCGAGCCGCCGCGCACCTTCATGCCCTTGGCGTCGTCGGGCGTGAGGAGCGGGCGCTCGCGGCTCGCCACGGCGCCGGCCTGCCAGACCCAGGAGACCAGCACGATGCCCTTGGCCTCCAGGATCTCGGTGAGCTTGCGGCCCACGGCCGCGTCCTTCCAGGCCACGGCCTGCGCGTAGGAGGGGACCAGCGCCGGCATCAGGCCGATATTCATCTCCGGCACCTCGCCGCCCGCGTAGGGCGAGGGGTAGAGCGAGAGGTCGAGTGCCCCTTTGCGCATGGCGCTGAACTGGGCGTTGGTCTTCATCAGCGAGGAGCCGGGATAGACCTGCACCTCCATCGCGCCCTTCGAGCGCTCCCTGATGGCGGCGGCGAACTTCCGGCACATCCGATCGCGGAAGTCGCCCTCGTCGATCGTGCCGCCGGGGAACTGGTGCGAGAGCTTGAGGGTCGTCGCGGCCCGGGCCGGGCCGGCGCCGAGCCTCAGCAGAGCCGGCGCGGCGAGCCCGGCCGCGAGCAGGTGGCGGCGGTTCAGCGTCATGGCGTTTCCCCTCCGAGGTCTTGTCCGCCGCAGCACGCCCCCGGATCGGCGCAGCATGGCATTTCTCTTTGTTTTTGTGCGCAGCACAATATTCTTGCAACGCATCATAGTATACAAGATCGCGTTATCTTGCATATTTTGTCAACGCCCCGGAATATGTCCGAGCCGAAAAACGTCGGACACCCTGCCGTGACGCCTGCCATGAAGCTCGCCATGAAGCCTGCTCCGAGCCAGACCCAGCGCCTCAGGCAGACGATCGAGGACGAGATCGTCGAGGGGCGCCTCGCCCTCGGCGCGCGCCTCGACGAGACGCAGCTCGCCGAGCGGTTCGGGGTCTCGCGCACGCCGATCCGCGAGGCGCTGCTGCAACTGGCGGCGACCGGCCTCGTGGAGACCAAGCCGCGCCGGGGCATGGTGGTGAGCGCGCCCGAGCCGGGCCATCTCCTGGAGATGTTCGAGACGATGGCGGAGCTGGAAGCCGCCTGCGGGCGGCTCGCCGCACGCCGTCTCACACCGGAGCTCGAGGCCGAGCTGAAGGCGGCGCTCGCGGCCTGCGCGCGGGCGGCCGCCGCGGGCGATCCGGAGGCCTATTACGGTGAGAACCACGTCTTCCACACGGTGATCTACCGCGCCTGCCGCAACGACTTCCTGTGCGGGCAGGCGCTGGCGCTGCACCGCCGCCTGTCGCCCTATCGGCGCCTGCAACTGCGCGCCCGCCACCGGGTGGCGCAGTCGCTCGCCGAGCACGAGGCGGTCGTCGCCGCGATCCTGGCCGGGGACGGCCCGGCGGCGGCCGACCAGCTCCGCCGCCACGTGCTGATCCAGGGCGACGGGTTTTCGGAACTGGTGGCGAACCTGCGGTCGCTCGATACGAGCGCGGCGTGAGGATTTCGGGGAACAGGCCACCGCCAATCTGCGGCCCGGCCTCCGGCGCCCTGGCAGGCGGATCGAGGGGAGGCGATCGATCAGACGACGGCGGGGCGCGGGCGCACGGGCGCGTGCCGGGTGGCGCGCGGGGCGCGGCGGCGATCTCGGGCCGCCACGGCCGGCGAGCGCGGCCGCGCCGAGCACGACCTGCAAGGCAAGCGCGTAGAGCGCGGCCACGGCGATGACCGCGCGACAAACGGACCATCCCGGCAAGCGCCCTCACATGCCGCCAGCTACGGCCAAGCCTGTGCGAGCGTCAACGGATTCGTGACCGGGCAGCGCCGCTGGGAGCGTCGCCCGGCGCGGGGCCGGTTCAATCCAAGGCGACGGCGACGAGGGAGAACAGGCCGGCCAGCAACAGGTTGCAGGCGATGAGGACGACGACCGTCATGGGGTGGCTTCGCGGCTGATAAGGAGAGATCGGACAAGGAAGGCCGGCGGGACATCGCCGGAGTTCGAACGTCTAGCCGGGGAAGCTTGACGATGTGCTCATCCCGCTCGATTGCGGCGCGGGCGGGGCTCGGTCCGCCGAAACCGAGGCAGGCCGATCACACGCACCTCCCTGCATCGCGGCGCTTGAACCGGTGCTGAACCGATGCACCGGCCGGTGTCGCGACGCCGCCACGGCCAAGTCCCGGCCAAGTCCCGGCCGTCCGCCCGGCGGCCCGGAAACGGCCGTTTCCGACTCCTCGCCGCAATATCGTCAAGATTGGGTTAACGCATACGGGTTCGCGACGTCCCGTTTTGAAACAGGACACGGCCATGACCTCCTTGAACGACGCCCTGCTGACGGCCGCCGGCCTCCTCGGACTCGGTGCCGCGGCACCGGCACGGGCCGGCCTGGATGTGCAGGCCTTCCTGCCCCAGACCCTGACCGACGAAAGCCTTTCGCGCATCGCCGAGGGACGAAGCCTGCCGCCGGACGAGGCGGAGGCGGATGATCCCTTCTTTCTCGCCGTCGCCGACGCCCTGCGCGAGGCGGGCTACCTGGATTCCTGAGAATCCGGTGGTTAAGCCTGCCTGATCCGCCGCCCCGCGCGGGCGCTCAGAAAGGCCGCCGCACCGCATGCCCGCATCTCCCACCGTCTCGTCCGACGTGCTCGCCGCGGTCGGCGGCACGCCCCTGATCCGGCTGCGCCGCGCCTCGGAGGAGACCGGCTGCACCATCCTCGGCAAGGCGGAGTTCCTGAATCCCGGGCTCTCGGTGAAGGACCGGGCGGCGCTCTCCATCGTGCGGGACGCCGAGGCGCGCGGGCTGATCCGGCCGGGCGGCACCCTCGTCGAGGGCACGGCGGGTAATACCGGGATCGGGCTCGCCCTGGTCGCCTCCGTGCGCGGCTACCGCACCGTCATCGTCATCCCCGAGACCCAGTCGGCGGAAAAGAAGGAGACGCTGCGGCTGGCCGGGGCCCGGCTCGTCGAGGTGCCCGCCGTCCCCTTCGCCAACCCGAACAACTACGTCCACGCCGCCCGCCGCCTCGCCGAACGGCTGTCGCAGACCGGGGAGGCCGGTGCCTTCTTCGCCGATCAGTTCGACAACACCGCCAACCGCCGCGCCCATATCGCGGCGACCGGCCCCGAAATCCTCGCGCAGACCGGCGGCGCGGTCGACGGCTTCGTCTGCGCGGCCGGCACCGGCGGCACGCTCGCAGGCGTGGCCGAGGCCCTGCGGGCGGCCAAGCCGGAGGTGAAGATCGCGCTCGCCGACCCGGAAGGCTCGGCGCTCCACGCCTACTACACCACCGGCACGCTCAAGGCCGAAGGCTCCTCGATCACCGAGGGGATCGGCCAGGGCCGGGTGACGAAGAACCTCGAAGGCTTCACGCCCGACCTCTCCTTCCGGATTCCGGACGCGGAGGCTCTCGGCATCGTCTTCGGCCTGATGCGCGAGGAGGGTCTGTCGCTCGGCGGCTCGTCCGGCATCAACGTGGCGGGCGCGATCCGGCTGGCCCGGGAACTGGGACCCGGCCGCACCGTCGTGACGATCCTCTGCGACGGGGCCGCCCGCTACGCCTCGAAACTGTTCAACCCGGCCTTCCTGACCGAGCGCGGCCTGCCGACGCCGGACTGGCTCGGCCGGACGGACGAGGCCCTGCCCGACTGGCGGGCGTAAGGAGTTTTCGCGCTCACGGAGCCTGTTGGAGGACGATCATCCCATCTCGACCCTCATCCTGAGGTGGCCGCGTGAGCGGCCCTCGAAGGGTGCTCCAGGGATCGCGCGGAAACTGGAACACCCTTCGAGGCCGCTTCGCGGCACCTCAGGGTGAGGGAGGGGACGGGAGTTCCGCAGCCAAACAGGCTCATACCGTTTCCGATCGATCGCTTCGGGTTTCGCCCCCTCCGTCCTCGCGAGCGGCCGCGAAGCGATCCAGGGCGCGACAGATCCGGAAAGGGCGCGCCCTGGTTTGCTTGCGCCGAGCCTCGCAAGGACGCAGGACAGGCCGAACGCATCGTCCTTCTCCGAAAGCCGGCGACCATCTTTCGGGACGATGCCCCGGAATCGATCCTTCGCCGACTGAACGGAATCGCCGGCCTCGACGTTGCCGTCGGCGCTCAAGCGAACGTGTTTGAGCCGCCGGAGATGGACCGTCGATGCTCACCACCATTCTGCTGATCCTGCTGATCCTGCTGCTGTTCGGCGGCGGCAACTTCTACGGCGGCGGCCGCTTCCGCGGCCCCGGCTTCGGGCTCGGCGGCATCCTGCTCATCATCCTGATCGTCCTGCTGGTGACGCACCGGATCTGACCGCGCGCCCTCACCGCTCGCAGGCGATCGCCACGACCGCGCCGAGCAGGGGCGCCGCCGCCCCGCCGAGCGTGGTCGCGGCGGCGTTCCGGCCCGCCCCGGCGGGCACGCCGCTCTCGGCCAGGAAGGCCGCGACCGCCCCGGCCGGCACGACGGGGTAGCGCGTCGGCGGCATCACCCCCGCGATCAGGCGGGGCGCGGCGGGAAACCGGGCGACGAGCCCGGCGAGCCGCCCCGACCGGTCGAGCACCGGCGCCCCGCCCGCACCGGGCTGGAGCGGCGCGAACACGCCGTCCGCGACCGCGGTGCCGGGGGCGACGCCCGGGGCTCCCTTCGCGCCCGCGCTGAGCACGAGGATCGCCTCCCCCTCGGCCGACGCCTCCGTGCGCAGGGGCGGTGCGGCACCGCCCGAAAGCCCCTCCACCCGCAGCAGCGCGAGGCTCCCGCCTGCGTCCCGCCGCTCGACCCGGGCCGCCGCGCCGCCGACCCGCGGCGCGGGACAGGCGTCGAGCGCGGCGGCCGCGGTCAGCACCCGGCCGCCGCCGAGCTTGAGCCCGGTCGCGGCGGGGTGTGCCTCTGCCGGCGATCCGGGAAGCGGCGGCAAGGCGGGCGCGACGGCCAGCCCGGGGCCGGGCCTCGGCGCCGGGCCGGCGGCGGCTGCCGGTGCGGCCTGAGTCGGTGCCGCCTCGGGGAACGGCACGAAGCCGTTGGCCACCGCGATGACGAGGCGCTCGACCGTTCCCGCCAGCGCCTTGTCGTAGCCGATGGTGAAGCCGCGGATGCCCGCCG from Methylorubrum populi includes these protein-coding regions:
- a CDS encoding TRAP transporter small permease gives rise to the protein MSHAFDAASAAAETHEAEEPRIPGLLGLLDRLMRGLNHVILVCGGLALVAACLVLSYSVVIRYVLHEPTEWQDETAVFLIVGATFLSAAGVQAKRGHVAIEALTGLLPAGVNRVRLLLVDIVALAFVVFFAWKSWSLFHEAWVDGQISQSTWGPPLWIPYLMMAAGMSLLGLQLALQIAESLLCGSRAAGWAEPGIGMGAGLDRPDIAPAGPDPMGRATAAGQKGSRA
- a CDS encoding DUF3309 domain-containing protein, with product MLTTILLILLILLLFGGGNFYGGGRFRGPGFGLGGILLIILIVLLVTHRI
- a CDS encoding GntR family transcriptional regulator; this translates as MKPAPSQTQRLRQTIEDEIVEGRLALGARLDETQLAERFGVSRTPIREALLQLAATGLVETKPRRGMVVSAPEPGHLLEMFETMAELEAACGRLAARRLTPELEAELKAALAACARAAAAGDPEAYYGENHVFHTVIYRACRNDFLCGQALALHRRLSPYRRLQLRARHRVAQSLAEHEAVVAAILAGDGPAAADQLRRHVLIQGDGFSELVANLRSLDTSAA
- a CDS encoding serine protease, which codes for MAGRTTALRSGIPALLAAFLATGAFAQAPPPQTLPPQPPAARPGPAPPAPDPAFEAARAGFEALPEAQRRGVQDALVWTGDYNGVTTGAFGRRTFEGVQAYQTRTGVTPTGLLAPSERAALAREAEEARRAARFKVQPDPASGAVIGVPEALLPRRSAVPGGTRWQSADGRVTLDTKSFAPEETGLDTLFERASAANPGRKVTYKLKKPDFVVVTAETATGRSYIRYAAGPAGIRGFTIGYDKALAGTVERLVIAVANGFVPFPEAAPTQAAPAAAAGPAPRPGPGLAVAPALPPLPGSPAEAHPAATGLKLGGGRVLTAAAALDACPAPRVGGAAARVERRDAGGSLALLRVEGLSGGAAPPLRTEASAEGEAILVLSAGAKGAPGVAPGTAVADGVFAPLQPGAGGAPVLDRSGRLAGLVARFPAAPRLIAGVMPPTRYPVVPAGAVAAFLAESGVPAGAGRNAAATTLGGAAAPLLGAVVAIACER
- a CDS encoding cysteine synthase A → MPASPTVSSDVLAAVGGTPLIRLRRASEETGCTILGKAEFLNPGLSVKDRAALSIVRDAEARGLIRPGGTLVEGTAGNTGIGLALVASVRGYRTVIVIPETQSAEKKETLRLAGARLVEVPAVPFANPNNYVHAARRLAERLSQTGEAGAFFADQFDNTANRRAHIAATGPEILAQTGGAVDGFVCAAGTGGTLAGVAEALRAAKPEVKIALADPEGSALHAYYTTGTLKAEGSSITEGIGQGRVTKNLEGFTPDLSFRIPDAEALGIVFGLMREEGLSLGGSSGINVAGAIRLARELGPGRTVVTILCDGAARYASKLFNPAFLTERGLPTPDWLGRTDEALPDWRA
- the dctP gene encoding TRAP transporter substrate-binding protein DctP; the protein is MTLNRRHLLAAGLAAPALLRLGAGPARAATTLKLSHQFPGGTIDEGDFRDRMCRKFAAAIRERSKGAMEVQVYPGSSLMKTNAQFSAMRKGALDLSLYPSPYAGGEVPEMNIGLMPALVPSYAQAVAWKDAAVGRKLTEILEAKGIVLVSWVWQAGAVASRERPLLTPDDAKGMKVRGGSREMDLMMKQAGAATLSLPSNESYAAMQTGACDAVLTSSTSLISFRLEEISKGLTSGRERSYWFMLEPIMMSKIVFSGLPKDGQDLIMAVGAELEGFGQEGAKADDTRVEAVFSKAGAKVVHLDEPTLGRWRDIARDTAWKDFSNKSASCAELLKLAEKVA